A single Chryseobacterium sp. DNA region contains:
- the feoB gene encoding ferrous iron transport protein B, giving the protein MQANKKKQILLVGNPNVGKSTVFNTLCNKKQKTGNYAGVTVASHSGNYVYKNEEVEVIDLPGSYSVYPSSEDEAIFSKYLIDEQENYAGVVYILEALSLKRGLLLFQQIQDLGVPIILIVNQIDQAERRGVSIDIQKFSEALGITIIQTNAKERIGIDEVREAVYNNDFVKTEKISFETPNEHRDFIKKLILHKGFDNEYKAWMSLSLGTDLKKIESVMDQINDSDSKSLVPKRLQVQETVRRYQHVDKILENVISKKPQFKELLTEKLDKVLVHKFWGYLIFLAILLVIFQSVFFLAEYPMNWIEEFFSWLATFTGEHLPEGPVNSLISNGIVPGIGGIVVFAPQIGILLYFLYLLEDSGYMARVVFLMDRLLRPFGLNGKSIVPLVSGTACAIPAVISTRNIENVKERLLTILVTPFMTCSARLPVYSIIIGLIISDGTFLGIQYKALVLMGMYLLGFLVALFSAAILKRFIKNKGKTYLVMDLPAYKKPLFAYDFKMVLGKVWDFITGAGKIIFIVSIIIWFLSYFGPKQKPNEMVATNVELDHSYLAKMGKGIEPMIAPLGYDWKMGVGILTSFVAREVFVGTMSTLYSLEDDAPEVKVIDKMRRDVKPNGEKVFSFATGVSVLLFYAFAMQCVSTLAVVYRETKSWKWTGFQVAMMTGLAYFVSMIVYQILK; this is encoded by the coding sequence ATGCAGGCAAACAAGAAAAAGCAGATTCTTTTAGTTGGGAATCCAAATGTAGGAAAGTCGACGGTTTTCAATACACTTTGTAACAAAAAGCAGAAAACCGGAAATTATGCAGGAGTTACCGTTGCAAGTCATTCCGGGAACTATGTGTATAAGAATGAAGAGGTTGAAGTAATTGACCTTCCGGGATCATACAGTGTATATCCAAGTTCCGAAGATGAGGCAATCTTTTCAAAATACCTTATTGATGAGCAGGAAAACTACGCCGGAGTAGTGTATATTCTTGAAGCATTAAGTTTAAAAAGAGGCCTGCTTTTATTCCAGCAGATCCAGGATCTTGGAGTTCCGATAATTCTTATCGTAAATCAGATTGACCAGGCGGAAAGAAGAGGAGTCTCTATTGATATTCAAAAGTTTTCTGAAGCGTTAGGGATTACGATCATTCAGACCAATGCTAAAGAGCGGATTGGTATCGATGAAGTAAGAGAGGCTGTCTACAATAATGATTTTGTAAAAACAGAGAAAATCTCTTTTGAAACCCCAAATGAACATAGAGATTTTATAAAAAAACTCATTTTACATAAAGGATTCGACAACGAATATAAAGCATGGATGAGCCTTTCATTAGGCACAGACCTGAAAAAAATTGAATCGGTCATGGACCAGATCAATGATTCTGATTCTAAAAGTCTGGTTCCTAAAAGATTACAGGTGCAGGAGACGGTCAGAAGATATCAACATGTTGATAAGATCTTAGAAAATGTGATCTCTAAAAAACCGCAGTTCAAAGAATTGCTGACTGAAAAACTGGATAAAGTTCTGGTTCATAAGTTCTGGGGGTATCTGATCTTTCTGGCTATTTTACTGGTTATTTTCCAAAGTGTATTTTTCCTGGCAGAATACCCGATGAACTGGATCGAAGAGTTTTTCTCCTGGCTGGCTACATTTACCGGTGAACATCTTCCGGAAGGGCCCGTCAATTCGCTTATATCCAATGGAATCGTTCCGGGGATCGGAGGAATTGTTGTATTTGCTCCTCAGATCGGAATTTTATTGTATTTCCTTTATTTGCTTGAAGACTCAGGATATATGGCGAGAGTGGTTTTTCTCATGGATAGGCTTCTTCGCCCATTTGGACTTAACGGAAAAAGTATCGTTCCGCTTGTTTCAGGTACTGCATGTGCTATTCCTGCAGTGATTTCTACCAGAAATATTGAGAATGTTAAGGAAAGATTGCTGACGATCCTGGTAACGCCTTTTATGACCTGTTCTGCAAGGCTTCCGGTTTACAGTATCATTATCGGGCTGATTATTTCAGACGGAACATTTTTGGGAATACAATATAAAGCACTGGTCCTGATGGGAATGTATCTTTTAGGGTTCCTCGTCGCTTTATTTTCCGCTGCAATTCTTAAAAGATTTATTAAAAATAAAGGTAAAACCTATTTGGTAATGGACCTTCCTGCTTATAAAAAGCCTCTTTTCGCATACGATTTCAAAATGGTACTGGGGAAAGTATGGGACTTTATTACCGGAGCCGGGAAAATTATTTTCATAGTAAGTATCATCATCTGGTTTTTAAGCTATTTCGGACCGAAGCAGAAGCCTAATGAAATGGTAGCCACCAATGTGGAACTGGATCATTCCTATCTTGCTAAAATGGGTAAAGGAATAGAACCGATGATTGCTCCTCTGGGCTATGACTGGAAAATGGGGGTCGGAATTCTTACGAGCTTCGTTGCCAGAGAGGTTTTTGTAGGTACGATGTCTACATTGTACAGCCTAGAAGATGATGCTCCGGAAGTAAAGGTAATCGATAAAATGAGACGTGATGTAAAACCCAACGGAGAAAAAGTCTTCAGTTTTGCCACAGGAGTCTCCGTCCTTTTATTTTATGCATTTGCAATGCAGTGTGTTTCTACACTGGCAGTAGTCTACAGAGAAACTAAAAGCTGGAAATGGACCGGCTTTCAGGTGGCTATGATGACAGGTTTGGCATATTTTGTGTCGATGATAGTATATCAGATTTTAAAGTAA
- a CDS encoding FeoA family protein encodes MKENGLHKLSGFPKNKMGKILGYDNDYLKMPNKIIEMGLLPETAFRILYQAPFNGPMYVEFGTEKSRIALREEEGDYIIVEDLN; translated from the coding sequence TTGAAAGAGAATGGATTACATAAATTAAGTGGATTTCCTAAAAACAAAATGGGGAAGATATTGGGATATGATAATGACTATCTTAAAATGCCCAATAAAATCATTGAAATGGGGCTTCTTCCGGAGACCGCATTCAGGATTTTATACCAGGCTCCATTCAATGGACCAATGTATGTAGAGTTTGGGACAGAAAAAAGCCGTATTGCTCTTCGTGAGGAAGAAGGGGATTACATCATTGTTGAAGATTTGAATTAA
- a CDS encoding GLPGLI family protein — MKKLFSLFLIALFALAGAQESKETANRFFYELTFKPKKDSAKLDKVITILDITDKNRSIYQDYTVIAQDSIMKIEMEAIQKSGMMKDLSKSIKTPKISARIYKTYPGMKIQYVDKIANGFTPTNIGYSENLKFNWKILGDKQKIGEYNTQKATTEFGDRKWTAWFTTDIPFQDGPYKFYGLPGLIVKIEDSEKNYSWVLQGNKKVKDYTEFSYIENLMHASGGKVSDLPREKFEKTFNDFKKDPFASVRPMITQEMMSKTIPGMDGTVGDMMKKQEKQYKDFYNANDNPIEPPYTKLSVGNVEKVGK, encoded by the coding sequence ATGAAAAAACTATTCTCATTATTTCTTATAGCTCTTTTTGCCTTGGCAGGGGCACAGGAATCAAAAGAAACCGCAAACCGTTTCTTTTATGAACTGACCTTTAAACCTAAAAAAGATTCAGCAAAACTAGATAAGGTTATTACGATCCTGGATATTACAGATAAAAACAGATCTATTTATCAGGATTATACAGTGATTGCGCAGGACTCCATTATGAAAATTGAAATGGAAGCCATTCAGAAATCCGGTATGATGAAAGACCTTTCAAAGTCTATTAAAACGCCCAAAATTTCAGCAAGGATATATAAAACCTATCCGGGAATGAAAATTCAGTATGTTGACAAAATTGCAAATGGTTTTACTCCTACAAATATCGGCTATAGTGAAAATTTAAAGTTCAACTGGAAGATTCTTGGTGACAAACAAAAAATAGGAGAATACAATACTCAGAAGGCCACTACAGAGTTTGGTGATAGAAAATGGACCGCATGGTTTACCACAGATATCCCTTTTCAGGACGGGCCCTATAAATTTTATGGTCTTCCGGGACTGATTGTAAAAATAGAAGATTCTGAGAAAAATTATTCATGGGTATTACAGGGGAATAAAAAAGTGAAAGACTATACAGAGTTTTCATATATCGAAAACCTCATGCATGCTTCAGGAGGAAAGGTCAGTGATCTGCCAAGGGAAAAGTTTGAAAAAACATTTAACGACTTTAAGAAAGACCCTTTTGCGTCTGTACGACCAATGATTACACAGGAAATGATGTCTAAAACAATTCCGGGTATGGACGGGACCGTTGGAGACATGATGAAAAAACAGGAAAAACAATACAAAGACTTTTATAATGCTAATGATAATCCTATCGAGCCGCCTTACACTAAATTAAGTGTTGGAAATGTCGAAAAAGTAGGAAAATAA
- a CDS encoding DinB family protein — MDTLSQLKSELEGEFQTTKKFIDLFPEGKNDYAPHEKSMKMMPLATHLVEVFEWPNTILNTSELDFAKGGYQPAILSTKEDLLQKLNENYQSGKAALENATEEHLHPSWTIKNDGHELASWSKYGAIRHALNQITHHRAQLGVYYRLNNIPLPGSYGPSADQQSF, encoded by the coding sequence ATGGACACCTTATCTCAATTAAAATCCGAACTGGAGGGAGAATTCCAAACCACAAAAAAGTTTATTGATCTTTTCCCTGAAGGAAAAAATGATTATGCTCCTCATGAAAAAAGTATGAAAATGATGCCTCTTGCCACTCATCTTGTAGAAGTTTTTGAATGGCCGAATACGATTTTAAATACTTCTGAACTTGATTTTGCCAAAGGAGGTTATCAGCCTGCCATTCTTTCCACAAAAGAAGACCTTTTACAAAAACTGAATGAGAACTATCAATCCGGAAAAGCCGCTTTAGAAAATGCGACAGAAGAACATTTACATCCAAGCTGGACGATCAAAAATGACGGCCATGAGCTGGCAAGCTGGAGCAAATATGGAGCGATCCGCCATGCGTTGAACCAGATCACCCACCACAGAGCACAGTTAGGTGTTTATTACAGATTGAATAACATTCCCCTTCCGGGAAGTTATGGCCCTTCTGCCGACCAGCAAAGCTTTTAA
- a CDS encoding cupin-like domain-containing protein → MGIILKPIDVVDDISKEEFYEKYLKPRRPVVIKNMAKKWPAYQKWTMDYMKEVVGDVEVPLYDSSKADPSAPINASAAKMKFGDYIDLIQKEPTDLRIFLFDPIKYAPKLLEDYISPKELMGGFLDKYPNMFFGGKGSVTFLHFDIDMAHIFHTHFNGRKHILLFDYKWRERLYQIPYATYALEDYDIENPDFTKFPALDGVEGIECFLEHGDTLFMPTGWWHWMKYLDGSFSISLRAWDKSWAVKAHSLWNLTVQRKFDDIMKSNFRKKYMDWKEKVAVKRAEIALKRGLPR, encoded by the coding sequence ATGGGAATTATTTTAAAGCCTATAGATGTTGTAGATGATATTTCTAAAGAGGAATTCTATGAAAAGTATCTAAAGCCAAGAAGGCCCGTTGTCATCAAAAACATGGCAAAAAAATGGCCAGCTTACCAAAAATGGACGATGGATTATATGAAAGAAGTGGTAGGCGATGTGGAAGTTCCGTTATATGACAGCTCAAAAGCAGACCCATCTGCTCCCATCAATGCTTCCGCCGCAAAAATGAAGTTTGGGGACTATATAGATCTTATCCAAAAAGAACCCACCGATCTTAGAATTTTCCTTTTTGACCCTATAAAATATGCTCCGAAACTTTTAGAAGACTATATTTCGCCAAAAGAATTAATGGGCGGCTTTCTTGACAAATATCCCAATATGTTCTTTGGAGGAAAAGGATCTGTAACCTTCCTTCATTTTGATATTGATATGGCCCATATCTTCCATACCCACTTCAACGGAAGAAAGCATATCCTTCTTTTTGACTATAAATGGAGAGAAAGATTATACCAGATTCCTTATGCAACGTATGCACTGGAAGACTATGATATTGAAAATCCCGACTTTACAAAATTCCCGGCACTGGATGGTGTAGAAGGGATTGAATGCTTCCTGGAACACGGAGATACATTGTTCATGCCAACAGGATGGTGGCACTGGATGAAATACCTGGACGGTTCTTTCTCCATTTCATTACGGGCATGGGACAAGTCGTGGGCAGTAAAGGCACATTCTTTATGGAACCTTACAGTACAGCGTAAATTTGACGACATCATGAAGTCTAATTTCAGAAAGAAATATATGGACTGGAAAGAAAAAGTAGCTGTTAAAAGAGCAGAGATCGCTTTGAAAAGAGGCTTACCAAGATAG
- a CDS encoding metallophosphoesterase, producing MSRTLVIGDIHGGFKALQQVFERAEVSVDDQLIFLGDYVDGWSESYRVIQFLIELSGKQKCIFIKGNHDAWCEDWLSSGTDPDVWLFNGGKSTVESYADYSLEKTHTHLEFFQRMKNYHVDHENRLFIHAGYSSMHGPEKEVYSSNYRWDRTLWETAVAMDKTLQKNSALYPKRLLLYNEIFIGHTPTLYLGIPYPANKANIWNMDTGAAFTGALSIMDVETKEFWQSDPLPSLYPNEKGRNNDSL from the coding sequence ATGAGCAGAACATTAGTAATAGGAGATATTCACGGAGGATTTAAAGCATTACAGCAGGTTTTTGAAAGGGCTGAGGTCTCGGTAGATGATCAGCTTATTTTTCTGGGGGATTATGTAGACGGCTGGAGTGAATCTTACCGGGTCATTCAATTTCTGATAGAACTTTCCGGAAAACAGAAATGTATTTTCATTAAAGGAAATCATGATGCATGGTGTGAAGACTGGCTTTCTTCAGGAACAGATCCTGATGTATGGCTTTTCAATGGAGGAAAAAGTACGGTAGAGAGTTATGCTGATTACTCGTTGGAAAAGACCCATACTCATCTTGAATTTTTCCAGCGAATGAAAAACTATCATGTGGATCATGAGAACCGCTTGTTTATTCATGCGGGATACTCTTCTATGCATGGACCTGAAAAGGAAGTCTATTCCAGTAATTACCGCTGGGACAGAACCCTTTGGGAAACCGCTGTGGCAATGGATAAAACGCTGCAGAAAAACTCAGCGTTGTATCCTAAAAGACTCCTTTTATACAACGAAATCTTTATTGGGCATACTCCAACTTTATACTTGGGCATTCCCTATCCTGCCAATAAGGCCAATATCTGGAATATGGATACCGGAGCGGCATTTACCGGGGCCTTATCAATAATGGATGTTGAAACCAAAGAATTCTGGCAAAGCGATCCTCTCCCTTCATTGTACCCCAATGAAAAAGGAAGAAATAATGACAGTTTATGA
- a CDS encoding RNA 2'-phosphotransferase, translated as MNEIEKKKISKFLSLILRHQPESIGLKLDENGWAEVEELRAKSAKKRIYFSPGELDEVVETNNKKRFAFNEDKTMIRASQGHSIDIDLALEAQRPPDFLYHGTAETNISSILEKGIEKRSRQHVHLSADKETAAKVGMRHGKPVILTIRTGKMYEDGLFFYLSANGVWLTDFVEAKYISR; from the coding sequence ATGAACGAAATAGAAAAGAAAAAAATAAGTAAATTTTTAAGCCTGATCTTACGGCATCAGCCGGAAAGTATAGGACTTAAGCTGGATGAAAACGGTTGGGCAGAAGTAGAAGAGCTGAGAGCAAAATCTGCCAAAAAGAGAATCTATTTTTCTCCCGGCGAATTGGATGAGGTGGTAGAAACCAATAACAAGAAACGGTTTGCTTTTAATGAAGATAAAACCATGATCAGGGCTAGCCAGGGACATTCTATTGATATAGATTTGGCCCTGGAAGCACAGCGTCCTCCTGATTTCCTGTATCATGGAACTGCAGAAACGAATATTTCTTCAATCTTAGAAAAAGGAATTGAAAAAAGAAGCCGTCAGCATGTGCACTTAAGTGCTGATAAAGAGACTGCTGCAAAGGTCGGAATGCGGCATGGAAAACCGGTTATTCTGACCATCAGGACCGGCAAAATGTATGAAGACGGATTATTTTTTTATCTTTCGGCAAACGGAGTCTGGCTGACAGATTTTGTAGAGGCAAAATATATTTCAAGATAA
- a CDS encoding ADP-ribosylglycohydrolase family protein, whose amino-acid sequence MENTVKAGIMGGCIGDALGVPVEFKKREDLKRFPVTKMLEYMSWNQPKGTWSDDSSLTLCLAEELTKGYDLEKIGQSFVKWNTYGHWTAHGRLFDIGGTTRHSIARLIKGESARFSGNIFEEDNGNGSLMRILPLAFYLENKDDIQKLYRTVKDVSSITHGHFRSVFACFIYIIFAIQLLKGKSKKEAYTHTQKAALEYAEEQGFNPNETEIFNRILKNDISGYSEDEIKSGGYVLHSLEASLWCFLNSESYSEAVLKAVNLGEDTDTTGAITGGIAGIYYGFENIPQEWIAELVRKDDIEALCEKLHHTLMN is encoded by the coding sequence ATGGAAAATACAGTAAAAGCCGGAATCATGGGGGGCTGCATTGGAGATGCTCTTGGTGTTCCGGTAGAATTTAAAAAAAGAGAAGATTTGAAGCGTTTTCCGGTAACCAAAATGCTGGAGTACATGTCCTGGAACCAACCCAAAGGAACCTGGAGTGATGACAGCTCTCTTACGCTTTGCCTTGCCGAAGAGCTTACCAAAGGCTATGACCTGGAAAAGATAGGACAAAGCTTTGTAAAATGGAATACATACGGTCACTGGACTGCCCATGGAAGACTGTTTGATATCGGAGGAACGACAAGACATTCTATTGCAAGACTTATAAAAGGCGAAAGCGCCAGGTTTTCAGGAAATATTTTTGAAGAAGATAATGGGAATGGTTCTCTGATGAGAATTCTTCCCCTTGCTTTTTATCTTGAAAATAAAGATGACATTCAGAAGCTTTACAGGACAGTAAAGGACGTTTCATCAATTACTCACGGTCACTTCCGTTCTGTTTTTGCCTGTTTCATCTATATAATTTTTGCCATTCAATTGCTGAAAGGCAAGAGTAAAAAAGAAGCATATACCCATACACAAAAAGCAGCATTGGAATATGCAGAAGAACAGGGTTTTAACCCAAATGAGACTGAGATTTTTAATAGGATTTTAAAAAATGATATTTCCGGATATTCCGAAGATGAAATTAAGAGCGGCGGATATGTTCTCCACAGTCTGGAAGCTTCCTTATGGTGTTTTCTAAACTCAGAAAGCTATTCTGAAGCCGTTTTAAAAGCTGTAAACCTGGGAGAAGACACGGATACCACAGGAGCAATCACCGGAGGTATCGCAGGAATATATTACGGTTTTGAAAATATACCCCAGGAATGGATTGCTGAGTTGGTGAGAAAGGACGATATAGAAGCATTGTGTGAGAAATTACACCATACATTAATGAATTAA
- a CDS encoding NAD-dependent deacylase: MKKLTILSGAGISAESGIQTFRDGDGLWENHNVTDVASPEGWRKDRALVLEFYNQRRRQLHKVQPNEAHQLLAELEKYFEVQIITQNIDDLHERAGSTNILHIHGELFKSCSCNNKSLIYEQKQDINVGDKAEDGAQLRPFIVWFGEDVPLYQTAREIVKESDILLVIGTSLQVYPAAGLIHDIKDDCLLIVINPNETGFGYGKRAVVMKETATKGMKLLFDKLINLA, encoded by the coding sequence ATGAAAAAACTAACCATATTAAGCGGTGCCGGAATCAGTGCCGAAAGCGGAATACAAACCTTCAGAGACGGAGACGGCCTTTGGGAAAATCATAATGTAACGGACGTGGCAAGTCCGGAAGGATGGAGAAAAGACCGAGCTTTGGTTCTGGAGTTTTACAACCAGAGAAGACGCCAGCTGCATAAAGTACAGCCCAATGAAGCCCATCAATTACTGGCAGAACTTGAAAAATATTTCGAGGTGCAGATCATTACTCAAAATATTGATGATCTGCATGAAAGAGCCGGATCGACGAATATCCTTCATATTCATGGTGAATTGTTCAAATCATGTTCATGCAATAATAAAAGCCTTATTTATGAACAAAAACAGGATATTAATGTTGGTGACAAGGCGGAAGATGGAGCGCAGTTAAGACCGTTTATCGTTTGGTTTGGAGAAGATGTTCCACTATATCAAACAGCAAGGGAAATCGTAAAAGAATCGGATATTTTACTGGTGATCGGAACTTCTTTGCAGGTATATCCGGCAGCCGGACTGATTCATGATATCAAAGATGACTGTCTTTTAATTGTAATCAATCCTAACGAAACAGGGTTCGGATATGGGAAAAGAGCAGTAGTGATGAAGGAAACGGCAACGAAAGGAATGAAATTATTGTTTGATAAACTGATCAATCTTGCCTGA
- a CDS encoding O-acetyl-ADP-ribose deacetylase translates to MNIEQIKGDITKIHADAIVNAANSSLLGGGGVDGAIHRAGGPKILEECRAIRNKQGKCNTGEAVVTTAGNLPAKYVIHTVGPVWNTDEERSSALLANCYKNSLKLAESLGVKTIAFPNISTGIYKFPKELAGQIAVNAVRKFQSDMIEKVIFVCFDDENEDIYKKLLR, encoded by the coding sequence ATGAATATTGAACAGATCAAAGGAGACATCACAAAAATCCATGCAGATGCTATTGTCAATGCTGCCAATTCATCCTTACTTGGAGGAGGAGGAGTAGACGGTGCCATTCATAGAGCAGGAGGTCCGAAGATATTGGAAGAATGCAGGGCCATCAGAAACAAACAGGGTAAATGTAATACTGGTGAAGCCGTAGTAACGACTGCAGGAAATCTTCCTGCAAAATATGTCATTCATACAGTAGGGCCGGTTTGGAACACTGATGAGGAAAGAAGTTCGGCACTTTTGGCCAATTGTTATAAAAATTCTTTAAAGCTGGCAGAAAGTCTTGGCGTAAAAACAATTGCTTTTCCGAACATCAGTACCGGAATTTATAAATTTCCAAAAGAACTGGCCGGGCAAATTGCAGTCAATGCAGTCAGAAAATTTCAGTCAGACATGATAGAGAAAGTTATTTTTGTCTGTTTTGATGATGAAAATGAAGATATTTATAAAAAGCTTTTAAGGTAG
- a CDS encoding adenylosuccinate synthetase — MKAQIVIGLGFGDEGKGITTDFLAHQNPESVVIRFSGGQQAAHTVMIDDRKHVHSSFASGALRGLPSYFTEHCTIHPAFLLNEREELKAKHGNTELHIHPLAKVTTPFDVWQNRTNARNLEHGTCGKGIGATMKRSESPYKLFAIDLIAPRQMLIEKLKGIAYYYGFVDENQIEEELHAYLEAIDGIDWKIDDYTYLKSFENLIFEGSQGILLDMDHGVFPNVTFASTTSKNAYEICKQLTIQDIEMYYVTRIYATRHGNGWMSSENELLLRNNEEETCIFNEYQKEFRLGNLDYDLLNYALQLDGAYVFPSKKNLVVTCLDQTDEQFKLENLKIDFHTVYGSYSPYSKDFKQIF, encoded by the coding sequence ATGAAAGCACAAATCGTGATAGGATTAGGTTTCGGAGATGAAGGAAAAGGAATCACAACTGATTTCTTGGCGCATCAAAATCCTGAGTCTGTTGTGATCAGATTTTCAGGAGGACAGCAGGCTGCCCATACCGTGATGATTGATGACAGAAAGCATGTCCATTCCAGCTTTGCCAGCGGAGCACTTCGTGGATTACCTTCCTATTTTACAGAGCACTGTACAATTCATCCTGCCTTCTTACTCAATGAAAGAGAAGAATTAAAGGCAAAGCACGGAAACACAGAACTGCATATTCATCCATTGGCAAAAGTAACTACTCCTTTTGATGTATGGCAGAACAGGACGAATGCACGTAACCTGGAACACGGAACATGTGGAAAAGGAATTGGAGCAACTATGAAAAGAAGTGAAAGTCCCTATAAATTATTTGCCATTGATTTGATCGCACCAAGACAAATGCTGATAGAAAAATTAAAAGGAATTGCTTACTACTATGGGTTCGTGGATGAAAATCAAATAGAAGAAGAACTGCATGCCTATTTAGAAGCTATTGATGGGATTGATTGGAAAATAGATGACTATACTTATTTGAAATCATTTGAGAATCTCATTTTTGAAGGCAGCCAGGGAATTTTACTGGATATGGATCACGGTGTTTTTCCCAATGTAACATTTGCCAGTACAACTTCAAAGAATGCATACGAAATTTGTAAACAGCTTACTATTCAGGACATAGAAATGTATTATGTGACAAGAATCTATGCAACCCGTCACGGTAACGGATGGATGAGCAGTGAAAATGAATTACTTCTTAGAAATAATGAAGAGGAAACATGCATCTTTAATGAATATCAAAAGGAATTTCGGCTGGGAAACCTGGATTATGATTTGCTGAATTATGCTTTACAATTAGACGGAGCTTATGTTTTTCCTTCCAAAAAGAATCTTGTTGTCACTTGCCTTGATCAGACTGATGAACAGTTTAAATTGGAAAATCTGAAGATTGACTTTCATACAGTCTATGGTTCCTATTCTCCTTATTCAAAAGATTTTAAACAGATTTTTTAA
- a CDS encoding NADAR family protein — MKYTIQDSKEKFRSKKRIKFLFFWGHTVKDEITKSCFSQWFPAKFEESGIVYKTAEHYMMAGKARLFNDDEILEKILAAGSPNQVKSLGRKVKNFDPQLWNEHKYEIVKKGNLLKFSQNQKLRDFLLSTHDKVLVEASPYDTIWGIGMLETDSRAENPLLWDGENLLGFALMEVRDELRG, encoded by the coding sequence ATGAAATACACCATACAAGATAGTAAAGAAAAATTCCGGAGTAAAAAGAGAATAAAATTTCTGTTTTTCTGGGGGCATACCGTAAAGGATGAGATTACAAAATCATGTTTCAGCCAGTGGTTTCCTGCAAAATTTGAAGAGAGTGGTATTGTTTATAAAACGGCTGAACATTATATGATGGCCGGAAAAGCCAGACTGTTTAATGATGATGAAATCCTGGAGAAAATTTTAGCGGCAGGCAGCCCTAATCAGGTTAAAAGCTTAGGGCGGAAAGTAAAAAACTTTGATCCCCAACTTTGGAATGAACATAAATATGAAATTGTAAAAAAAGGAAATCTTCTGAAGTTTTCGCAAAACCAGAAATTAAGAGATTTCCTTTTATCCACCCATGATAAAGTCCTGGTAGAGGCAAGCCCCTACGATACCATTTGGGGAATTGGCATGCTGGAAACTGATTCAAGAGCCGAAAATCCATTGCTGTGGGATGGGGAAAATCTCTTAGGATTTGCCTTAATGGAGGTAAGAGACGAATTAAGAGGGTAA
- a CDS encoding NUDIX domain-containing protein has protein sequence MESPKKLQDIKVAVDAVIFGYFDKKDLQILLIKRNIEPFKGGWALPGGLVLEDENLDDAVKRELHEEAGIKPDFLEQLYTFGNVGRDPRNRVVSVAYLGLVNPSYHELFADSDADDAQWFSINKLPSLAFDHKNIIDIALKRLRTKIQYQPVGFNLLNEEFPFSDLENLYKTIVGQEIDRRNFRKKIMSYGLLNETNNVKKEGSGRPGKLFTFNQEKYKELEEQGFYFEIK, from the coding sequence ATGGAGTCTCCCAAAAAATTACAGGATATTAAAGTAGCTGTAGATGCAGTTATTTTTGGTTATTTTGATAAAAAAGACCTTCAGATCCTTTTAATCAAAAGAAATATAGAACCGTTTAAGGGAGGATGGGCACTTCCCGGCGGACTTGTTCTGGAAGATGAAAACCTGGATGACGCGGTAAAAAGGGAACTGCATGAAGAGGCGGGCATAAAACCTGATTTTTTAGAACAACTCTATACATTTGGCAATGTAGGCCGTGATCCCAGGAACAGAGTGGTTTCTGTGGCTTATCTGGGCCTTGTAAACCCTTCTTATCACGAACTGTTTGCAGATTCCGATGCGGATGATGCCCAATGGTTCAGCATCAACAAGCTTCCGTCTCTGGCATTTGACCATAAAAATATCATCGATATTGCTTTAAAAAGACTTCGTACTAAAATTCAGTATCAGCCGGTCGGCTTTAATCTTCTCAATGAAGAATTTCCGTTTTCAGACCTTGAGAACCTTTACAAAACCATTGTAGGGCAGGAAATCGACCGAAGAAACTTCCGTAAAAAAATAATGAGCTACGGTTTGCTCAATGAAACCAACAATGTTAAAAAAGAGGGCAGCGGAAGACCCGGAAAACTTTTTACCTTCAATCAGGAGAAATATAAGGAACTGGAAGAGCAGGGATTCTATTTTGAGATCAAATAA